One region of Termitidicoccus mucosus genomic DNA includes:
- the dprA gene encoding DNA-processing protein DprA produces MDAPETLTERQAFLALNSLPDIGPVSIRRLLDSLGGDPRAIFAAGVKRLEEVRGVGPAASSSIANWRAHFDLAREEERMAAGGVTFVTMQDGIYPKPLRELHDRPVGLYRKGQYNFDRPAIAMVGTRRTTLYGQATAKKFAAELARLGFCVVSGLARGIDTAAHEGALSIGGKTVAVLGCGIDIVYPPENLDLYRRVAETGAVVSEFPFGRRADRQTFAMRNRIVAGMCAAVIVVESDVNGGSMITARFAGEQGRHVFAVPGRIDQATSRGCHQLIRDGATLLTSVDDILEELSYLEGLRPKPIPPKAGDAAGAAAAGVDASGLSAAEAAVMACFAGGAMPTLDILVAQTGRKPAELSATLMMLELKRYIAKRTDGSFEARGGG; encoded by the coding sequence ATGGACGCCCCCGAAACCCTTACCGAACGCCAGGCGTTTCTCGCGCTCAATTCGCTGCCCGACATCGGCCCGGTCTCCATCCGCCGCCTCCTCGACAGCCTCGGCGGCGACCCGCGCGCGATTTTCGCCGCCGGGGTGAAACGCCTTGAGGAAGTCAGGGGAGTCGGTCCCGCCGCCAGTTCGTCCATCGCGAACTGGCGCGCGCATTTCGATCTCGCCCGCGAGGAGGAGCGCATGGCGGCGGGCGGCGTGACGTTTGTCACGATGCAGGACGGCATTTACCCGAAGCCGCTGCGCGAACTGCACGACCGGCCGGTCGGCCTGTATCGGAAAGGCCAATACAATTTCGACCGGCCCGCCATCGCGATGGTGGGCACCCGCCGCACCACGCTCTACGGGCAGGCGACCGCGAAAAAATTCGCCGCCGAACTCGCCCGCCTCGGCTTTTGCGTCGTGAGCGGGCTGGCGCGCGGCATCGACACCGCCGCGCACGAGGGCGCGCTTTCCATCGGCGGGAAAACCGTGGCCGTGCTCGGCTGCGGCATCGACATCGTTTATCCGCCCGAAAATCTCGATCTCTACCGCCGCGTCGCGGAAACCGGCGCGGTGGTGTCGGAGTTTCCCTTCGGGCGCCGGGCCGACCGCCAGACCTTCGCCATGCGCAACCGCATCGTCGCCGGCATGTGCGCGGCGGTGATCGTGGTCGAGTCCGACGTGAACGGCGGCTCGATGATCACCGCGCGTTTCGCCGGGGAGCAGGGCCGCCATGTTTTTGCCGTTCCCGGCCGCATCGACCAGGCGACCAGCCGGGGCTGCCACCAGCTCATCCGCGACGGCGCGACGCTGCTCACGAGCGTGGATGACATTTTGGAGGAACTCAGCTACCTCGAAGGCCTGCGCCCGAAGCCCATCCCGCCGAAAGCGGGTGACGCCGCCGGAGCCGCCGCGGCGGGCGTGGACGCCTCCGGGTTGAGCGCGGCGGAAGCGGCGGTGATGGCCTGTTTCGCCGGCGGCGCGATGCCGACGCTCGACATCCTCGTGGCGCAAACCGGCCGCAAGCCCGCCGAGCTTTCCGCGACACTGATGATGCTGGAATTGAAGCGCTACATCGCCAAGCGGACCGACGGTTCGTTCGAGGCGAGGGGCGGCGGATGA
- the menB gene encoding 1,4-dihydroxy-2-naphthoyl-CoA synthase: MSLPDWKVAKTYTDILYHKADGIAKVTINRPEKRNAFRPQTVFELCDAFADAREDQSVGVVLLTGAGPHTDGKYAFCAGGDQSVRGHAGYVGDDGVPRLNVLDLQKFIRSMPKVVIALVAGYAIGGGHVLHLVCDLTIAADNGIFGQVGPKMGSFDGGFGSSYLARMVGQKKAREIWYLCRHYTAAQALDMGMVNAVVPVAGLEAEGVKWAREIMNHSPLAIRCLKSAFNADVDGQSGIQELAGNATLLYYMTDEAKEFHRAQREKRKPDARKFPWLP; encoded by the coding sequence ATGAGCCTCCCCGACTGGAAGGTCGCCAAGACCTACACCGACATCCTCTACCACAAGGCCGACGGCATCGCCAAGGTCACCATCAACCGGCCCGAAAAGCGCAACGCCTTCCGCCCGCAAACGGTTTTCGAGCTGTGCGACGCGTTTGCCGACGCGCGCGAGGACCAGTCGGTCGGGGTCGTGCTGCTGACCGGGGCCGGGCCGCACACCGACGGGAAATACGCCTTCTGCGCCGGTGGCGACCAATCCGTCCGCGGCCACGCCGGCTATGTGGGTGACGACGGCGTGCCGCGCCTCAACGTGCTCGACCTCCAGAAATTCATCCGCTCGATGCCCAAGGTCGTCATCGCGCTGGTCGCCGGCTATGCCATCGGCGGCGGCCATGTGCTGCACCTCGTGTGCGATCTCACCATCGCGGCGGACAACGGCATTTTCGGGCAGGTCGGCCCGAAAATGGGCAGCTTCGACGGCGGCTTCGGCTCCAGCTACCTCGCCCGCATGGTCGGCCAGAAAAAGGCGCGGGAAATCTGGTATCTGTGCCGCCACTACACCGCCGCGCAGGCGCTCGACATGGGCATGGTCAACGCCGTCGTCCCGGTCGCCGGACTGGAGGCCGAGGGCGTGAAATGGGCGCGCGAAATCATGAACCACAGCCCGCTCGCCATCCGTTGCCTGAAAAGCGCCTTCAACGCCGACGTGGACGGGCAGTCTGGCATCCAGGAACTCGCGGGCAACGCCACCCTGCTCTATTACATGACCGACGAGGCCAAGGAGTTCCATCGCGCCCAGCGCGAAAAGCGCAAGCCGGACGCGCGCAAATTCCCCTGGCTGCCGTAA
- the glyA gene encoding serine hydroxymethyltransferase — translation MINATPLKTLDPEIHAIIAAELGRQQSHIELIASENFVMPALMEAQGSVLTNKYAEGYPAKRWYGGCEFVDQVESLAIERAKKLFGAEHANVQPHSGSQANFAVYTSVLQPGDKILGMNLSHGGHLTHGNPANFSGKLYQFVQYGVREADGLIDYDELAATAQREKPRMITVGASAYSRIIDFERMAKIARDCGAYLFADIAHIAGLVAAGVHPSPVPFADFVTTTTHKTLRGPRGGLILCKAAHAKAIDSAVFPGAQGGPLMHVIAAKAVCLGECLKPGFKDYAKKIVANTQALCASMEKRGYKIVSGGTDNHLFLVDLRASLPELTAKKAQETLDLANVTLNKNTVPFETRSPFQASGIRIGGAAVTSRGMSEADMDEIAGIIDDVLKAIGTDREAAAIAGSKQRVLALTARYPLPYKF, via the coding sequence ATGATCAACGCCACTCCGCTCAAGACCCTCGACCCGGAAATCCACGCCATCATCGCCGCTGAACTCGGCCGGCAGCAAAGCCATATCGAGCTGATCGCCTCGGAAAACTTTGTCATGCCCGCCCTCATGGAGGCGCAGGGCAGCGTGCTGACCAACAAATACGCGGAGGGTTACCCCGCAAAGCGCTGGTATGGCGGCTGCGAGTTCGTGGACCAGGTCGAGTCGCTGGCCATCGAGCGCGCGAAAAAACTTTTCGGCGCCGAGCACGCCAACGTGCAGCCGCACTCCGGCTCGCAGGCCAACTTCGCCGTCTATACCTCCGTGCTCCAGCCCGGCGACAAGATCCTCGGCATGAACCTCAGCCACGGCGGGCACCTCACGCACGGCAACCCCGCCAACTTTTCCGGCAAGCTGTATCAATTTGTCCAATACGGCGTGCGCGAGGCCGACGGCCTCATCGACTACGACGAGCTGGCCGCCACCGCGCAACGCGAGAAGCCGCGCATGATCACCGTCGGCGCCAGCGCCTACTCGCGCATCATCGACTTCGAGCGCATGGCGAAAATCGCCCGCGACTGCGGCGCGTATTTATTCGCCGACATCGCGCACATCGCCGGGCTCGTCGCCGCCGGCGTGCATCCATCGCCGGTGCCGTTTGCCGATTTTGTGACGACGACCACGCACAAGACCCTGCGCGGCCCGCGCGGCGGCCTCATCCTGTGCAAGGCCGCGCACGCCAAGGCCATCGACTCCGCCGTGTTTCCCGGCGCGCAGGGCGGCCCGCTCATGCACGTCATCGCGGCCAAGGCCGTGTGTCTCGGCGAATGCCTCAAGCCCGGGTTCAAGGACTACGCGAAAAAAATCGTCGCCAACACCCAGGCGCTCTGCGCCTCGATGGAAAAGCGCGGCTACAAGATCGTTTCCGGCGGCACCGACAACCACCTCTTCCTCGTGGACCTGCGCGCCAGCCTGCCCGAGCTTACCGCGAAAAAGGCGCAGGAGACGCTCGACCTCGCCAATGTCACGCTCAACAAAAACACCGTCCCGTTCGAGACCCGCTCGCCGTTCCAGGCCTCGGGCATCCGCATCGGCGGCGCGGCTGTGACCTCGCGCGGCATGAGCGAGGCCGACATGGACGAGATCGCCGGCATCATCGACGACGTGCTCAAGGCCATCGGCACCGACCGCGAGGCCGCCGCCATCGCCGGGAGCAAGCAGCGCGTCCTCGCCCTCACCGCGAGGTATCCGCTGCCGTATAAATTCTGA
- a CDS encoding NAD(P)H-hydrate dehydratase, with amino-acid sequence MTAPANKSTSVTHGSAGIPAREIAGEAADKIADKNVRAPSPAVTMPPGLAATSHPALSPADAARFEAALFGGDESREWAAMQQAARAIAAAVLRDFDEIGPLPPEPRILVLAGKGHNGGDALLAAKFIHEKHPRARIETCLVFGERVLRPLALRAWRELSHAPPCRARPCVAPRLTDGENSRPDARSGPTSILPGPPFDIVLDGIFGFQFRPPVEPRIAALLARVNASPARLRAAVDLPSGLGTPDVFLADFTYATGIVKSPALAEENRAAVGRLRYLDLGFWDNTANPSPVPADPPAAAILTPAVLSPLRVLRSPLTDKRDYGHLFIVGGSRGYPGAVIMAALAALRSGAGLVTVFVPETMAAACAARAPEAMWVAWPETPEGGLALEGAHLFRERADRATALLVGPGLGREAETLALAADLAKLSAVPLVLDADALQPAIVGAGAASRILTPHVGEFARIAAALPGAGAVTVLKGPVTRINDGGATTHHSLFGGPVLARGGSGDLLAGLIGGLLAQEPAQPLLAACRGAVWHGLAADRLARAQGQRAVNITQLLDHLAGVLREDVPAAAAGKVTSGK; translated from the coding sequence ATGACCGCGCCCGCCAACAAATCCACCAGCGTGACTCATGGGAGCGCGGGCATTCCTGCCCGCGAAATCGCGGGCGAAGCCGCGGACAAAATTGCGGACAAGAATGTCCGCGCTCCCAGTCCTGCCGTCACCATGCCCCCCGGCCTTGCCGCCACCTCGCACCCCGCGCTTTCGCCCGCCGACGCCGCGCGCTTCGAGGCGGCCTTGTTTGGCGGCGACGAGTCCCGCGAGTGGGCGGCGATGCAGCAGGCCGCCCGCGCCATCGCCGCCGCGGTGCTGCGCGACTTTGACGAGATCGGCCCGCTCCCGCCGGAGCCGCGCATCCTCGTGCTTGCGGGCAAAGGCCACAACGGCGGCGACGCGCTCCTCGCCGCGAAATTCATTCACGAAAAGCATCCGCGCGCCCGCATCGAGACGTGCCTCGTTTTTGGCGAACGCGTGCTGCGCCCGCTTGCGCTGCGGGCGTGGCGGGAGCTCTCGCACGCGCCGCCTTGTAGGGCGCGACCTTGCGTCGCGCCGCGATTGACGGACGGGGAAAATTCGCGGCCTGACGCAAGGTCAGGCCCTACGAGCATCCTGCCCGGTCCGCCCTTCGACATCGTCCTCGACGGCATTTTCGGCTTTCAGTTCCGCCCGCCCGTCGAACCGCGGATCGCCGCGCTCCTCGCGCGCGTGAACGCGTCGCCCGCCCGCCTGCGCGCCGCCGTCGATTTGCCCAGCGGACTGGGCACGCCCGATGTTTTCCTGGCCGATTTCACCTACGCCACCGGCATCGTGAAATCACCCGCGCTGGCCGAAGAAAACCGCGCCGCGGTCGGCCGGTTGCGTTACCTCGACCTGGGCTTTTGGGACAACACTGCAAACCCTTCCCCCGTCCCTGCGGACCCGCCCGCCGCGGCCATCCTCACCCCCGCCGTTCTCTCGCCGCTGCGCGTCCTCCGGTCGCCGCTCACCGACAAACGCGACTACGGGCACCTTTTTATTGTCGGCGGCTCGCGCGGCTATCCCGGCGCGGTGATCATGGCCGCGCTTGCGGCGCTGAGGAGCGGCGCGGGCCTCGTCACGGTGTTTGTCCCGGAAACGATGGCGGCCGCGTGCGCCGCGAGGGCGCCGGAGGCGATGTGGGTTGCCTGGCCGGAGACACCCGAGGGCGGCCTTGCGCTCGAAGGCGCGCACCTTTTCCGCGAGCGGGCCGACCGCGCCACCGCGCTGCTCGTCGGCCCCGGGCTGGGCCGCGAGGCCGAGACGCTCGCGCTGGCCGCCGATCTGGCAAAACTCTCCGCCGTCCCGCTTGTGCTCGACGCCGACGCGCTTCAACCCGCCATCGTCGGCGCCGGCGCCGCCTCCCGCATTCTCACTCCGCATGTCGGCGAATTTGCGCGCATCGCGGCGGCGCTTCCGGGGGCGGGCGCGGTCACCGTCCTCAAGGGGCCGGTCACGCGCATCAACGACGGCGGCGCGACCACGCATCACTCGCTTTTCGGCGGCCCCGTGCTTGCGCGCGGAGGCAGCGGCGACCTGCTCGCCGGGCTCATCGGCGGCCTGCTCGCGCAGGAGCCCGCGCAACCGCTTCTCGCCGCCTGCCGCGGCGCCGTCTGGCACGGCCTCGCCGCCGACCGCCTCGCCCGCGCGCAAGGCCAGCGCGCCGTCAACATCACCCAGCTCCTCGATCATCTCGCCGGCGTCCTTCGCGAAGACGTGCCGGCCGCCGCCGCCGGCAAAGTAACAAGTGGCAAGTAG
- a CDS encoding META domain-containing protein: protein MKVLLSSLAFMILFVAGCKPSGSERTASQPAASSKETFVQVTGKSWKLDRWVGVDGSSQDVGPITMKVDENNRVSGNASVNRYSGTVKFTEAGATDFSSGFISTKMMGLPEAMARETRFFAELRLIRSAGLENGRFVLTGDGSLRLEFAPEKTDAP from the coding sequence ATGAAAGTGTTACTCTCGAGTTTGGCGTTCATGATTCTGTTTGTCGCCGGATGCAAACCTTCCGGCTCGGAAAGAACCGCCTCCCAGCCGGCTGCCTCTTCAAAGGAAACGTTTGTCCAGGTGACCGGCAAGTCGTGGAAACTCGACCGCTGGGTGGGCGTGGATGGCAGTTCACAGGATGTCGGGCCGATCACGATGAAGGTGGACGAAAACAATCGCGTAAGCGGCAACGCCAGCGTCAACCGTTACAGCGGGACGGTCAAATTCACCGAGGCGGGCGCCACGGATTTCAGCTCGGGTTTCATTTCGACGAAGATGATGGGATTGCCCGAGGCGATGGCGCGGGAGACGCGCTTTTTCGCCGAATTGCGGCTGATACGCTCGGCAGGCCTCGAAAACGGGCGTTTCGTGCTGACCGGCGACGGTTCGTTGCGGCTGGAGTTTGCGCCGGAAAAGACGGACGCGCCGTAA
- a CDS encoding pyridoxine 5'-phosphate synthase, protein MILLGVNIDHCATVRQARYRQVAATAGGAVEPDPVMLAVMAERAGADGITVHLREDRRHIQERDVWRLRETTATRLNLEMACTPAMTEFALKLRPESVCLVPESREEVTTEGGLDVAGGRDRVAACIEAMNTAGISTSLFIDPDPAQIELAAKLRAPWIELHTGAYANAYYDARARAAEYKRLAVGAALAHDSGLVVNAGHGINYVNIAEVRALPHLHELNIGHSIISRALFAGIDEAVREMKRRMNG, encoded by the coding sequence ATGATTCTGCTCGGAGTAAACATCGACCACTGCGCCACCGTGCGGCAGGCGCGTTATCGGCAGGTAGCCGCGACGGCCGGCGGCGCCGTGGAACCCGATCCCGTCATGCTCGCGGTCATGGCGGAGCGCGCGGGGGCGGACGGCATCACCGTGCACCTGCGCGAGGACCGCCGCCACATCCAGGAGCGCGACGTGTGGCGTTTGCGCGAAACCACCGCGACGCGCCTTAACCTCGAAATGGCCTGCACGCCCGCGATGACGGAGTTCGCCCTGAAGCTCCGCCCCGAGTCCGTCTGCCTCGTGCCCGAAAGCCGCGAGGAGGTCACGACCGAGGGCGGGCTCGATGTCGCCGGCGGGCGCGACCGCGTGGCCGCGTGTATCGAAGCGATGAATACAGCGGGCATCAGCACGAGCCTTTTCATCGACCCCGATCCCGCGCAGATCGAACTCGCCGCGAAACTCCGCGCCCCGTGGATCGAGCTGCACACCGGCGCCTACGCCAACGCGTATTACGACGCGCGCGCCCGCGCCGCCGAATACAAGCGCCTCGCCGTCGGCGCGGCGCTCGCGCATGACAGCGGGCTCGTCGTCAATGCCGGCCACGGCATCAACTACGTCAACATCGCCGAAGTGCGCGCGCTCCCGCATCTGCACGAGCTCAACATCGGCCACAGCATCATCAGCCGCGCGCTCTTTGCCGGCATCGACGAGGCCGTGCGGGAAATGAAGAGGCGGATGAACGGATAA
- a CDS encoding VC0807 family protein, producing the protein MPTTPESTDSANALPRPVAAAAAAAPAQPRRENLLLNIICNIAVPSLILMKFSSERWLGPVWGLVIALAFPAGYGLWDFARRRQANFISIIGFASVLLTGGFGLLKLDGFWFAVKEAAVPSVIGLFVLLSARTKRPLVKTIIYNDQVLDTARVDTALAERGRQRDFENLLARSSRALAGTFLVSAILNFGLARYLLKSPPGTEAFNAELGRMNIWSWPIIVLPSMVMLMFVLWKLIGGIQRLTGLEQEQIFRGGKK; encoded by the coding sequence ATGCCGACGACTCCCGAATCCACCGACTCCGCCAACGCCCTCCCCCGCCCCGTCGCGGCGGCGGCCGCCGCCGCTCCCGCCCAGCCCAGACGCGAGAATCTGCTGCTCAACATCATCTGCAACATCGCCGTGCCGTCACTGATCCTGATGAAATTCAGCTCGGAGCGCTGGCTCGGCCCGGTCTGGGGCCTCGTCATCGCGCTGGCGTTTCCGGCCGGCTACGGGCTCTGGGATTTCGCGCGCAGGCGGCAGGCCAATTTCATCTCCATCATCGGATTTGCGAGCGTGCTGCTCACGGGCGGATTCGGGCTGCTGAAGCTCGACGGCTTCTGGTTTGCGGTCAAGGAGGCGGCCGTTCCCTCCGTGATCGGCCTGTTTGTGCTGCTGTCCGCGCGCACAAAACGCCCGCTGGTGAAAACCATCATCTACAACGACCAGGTGCTCGACACCGCGCGCGTGGACACGGCGCTGGCGGAACGCGGACGCCAGCGCGATTTCGAAAACCTGCTGGCCCGCTCCAGCCGCGCGCTGGCGGGCACGTTTCTGGTCAGCGCGATCCTGAACTTCGGACTCGCACGCTACCTCCTGAAAAGTCCGCCCGGCACGGAGGCGTTCAACGCGGAACTCGGCCGGATGAACATCTGGAGCTGGCCCATCATCGTGCTGCCCAGCATGGTCATGCTGATGTTCGTGCTGTGGAAACTCATCGGCGGCATCCAGCGCCTGACCGGTCTGGAACAGGAGCAGATTTTCCGCGGCGGCAAAAAATGA
- a CDS encoding DUF5131 family protein, whose amino-acid sequence MTGQYLLFEDDALPVLRRPPRTALWNLWHGCTRHSEGCLNCYVFRRDALHGIDSTAIRKTRDFLLPVQRNKAGAHVFPPGSFFYTCFTSDFLHPHCDAWRQEAWAVMRERADCHFLFLTKRIERFTDCLPPDWGDGYDNVTVGATCESQRQADFRLPFFKRCPLRHKIIIHEPLLTAMDISPWLDDGIEEVIAGGESGPAARPCRHEWLVSLRGQCERANVSFAFKQTGAVFVKDGRVYHIERRLQHSQAKKAGLDYRRKPGK is encoded by the coding sequence ATGACCGGGCAATATCTCTTGTTTGAGGACGACGCCCTCCCGGTCCTCCGGCGCCCGCCGAGGACGGCGCTCTGGAACCTCTGGCACGGCTGCACCCGGCATAGTGAGGGGTGCCTGAACTGCTACGTCTTTCGCCGCGACGCCCTGCACGGCATCGACAGCACCGCCATCCGCAAGACACGCGACTTTCTCCTGCCCGTCCAGCGAAACAAGGCTGGCGCCCATGTGTTTCCGCCGGGCTCGTTTTTCTACACCTGTTTCACCTCCGATTTTTTGCACCCGCACTGCGACGCCTGGCGCCAGGAGGCGTGGGCGGTGATGCGCGAGCGCGCCGACTGTCATTTCCTTTTTTTGACCAAGCGCATCGAGCGTTTCACGGACTGCCTGCCGCCCGACTGGGGCGACGGCTACGATAATGTGACCGTCGGCGCGACTTGCGAAAGCCAGCGGCAGGCGGACTTTCGGCTGCCGTTTTTCAAACGCTGCCCGCTCAGGCACAAAATCATCATCCACGAGCCGCTCCTGACGGCGATGGACATTTCCCCGTGGCTGGACGACGGCATCGAGGAGGTGATCGCCGGCGGCGAGTCCGGCCCGGCGGCGCGGCCCTGCCGCCACGAGTGGCTTGTGTCGTTGCGCGGGCAATGCGAGCGGGCCAACGTCAGCTTCGCGTTCAAGCAAACCGGCGCGGTGTTTGTCAAAGACGGGCGCGTGTATCACATCGAACGCCGGTTGCAGCACAGCCAGGCCAAAAAGGCGGGATTGGATTACCGGAGGAAGCCGGGGAAATAA
- a CDS encoding type 1 glutamine amidotransferase, with product MKIHWFQHVPFEGLGKIGPWLLARGHELTATRFYAGELPGPEAAACDWLVVMGGPMNIYQYRDHPWLRAEKRAIRARIDAGARVLGVCLGAQLIADVLGAKIYQNAEREIGWLPVRAADGGEKEPLAFPAGESLVFHWHGDTFDLPAGAARLASSEGCVNQAFAVGPRVLGLQFHLEMGEAEVERICEKCADELVPGRYVQGAEKILAQTPSAAAGAERLLNRLLERMERG from the coding sequence ATGAAGATTCACTGGTTCCAGCATGTGCCGTTTGAAGGGCTCGGAAAAATCGGGCCGTGGCTGCTCGCCCGCGGGCACGAACTCACCGCCACGCGGTTTTACGCGGGTGAACTGCCGGGACCGGAGGCGGCGGCGTGCGACTGGCTCGTCGTGATGGGCGGACCGATGAACATTTATCAATACCGCGATCATCCGTGGCTGCGCGCGGAAAAGCGGGCGATCCGGGCGCGGATCGACGCCGGTGCGCGCGTGCTCGGCGTGTGCCTGGGCGCGCAACTCATCGCCGACGTGCTGGGCGCGAAGATTTATCAGAATGCCGAGCGCGAGATCGGCTGGCTGCCGGTGCGGGCGGCGGACGGCGGCGAAAAGGAGCCGCTGGCGTTTCCCGCCGGGGAATCGCTGGTATTTCACTGGCATGGCGACACGTTCGACCTGCCGGCGGGCGCGGCGCGGCTGGCCTCGAGCGAGGGCTGTGTCAACCAGGCCTTTGCGGTCGGGCCGCGAGTGCTCGGGTTGCAGTTTCACCTCGAAATGGGCGAGGCAGAGGTGGAGCGGATTTGCGAAAAATGCGCCGATGAACTGGTGCCCGGCCGTTATGTGCAGGGCGCGGAAAAAATCCTTGCGCAAACGCCGTCCGCCGCGGCGGGCGCGGAGCGTTTGCTGAACCGGCTGCTGGAGCGGATGGAGCGGGGCTGA
- a CDS encoding replication-associated recombination protein A gives MPDDQPDLFGESLPRSPAASAPRPASSRTSTRAAFSASAHPSRPSAAQPLAARMRPRTLAEIVGQEHLTAPGALLPRLISSNRFGSLIFYGPPGCGKTSFAEVIARETGSRFVRINAVMSNVAELREILADARRLPETPTLLFIDELHRFNKSQQDLLLPDVEEGYIRLIGATTHNPGFYVNPPLLSRSHLFRLEPLSTAAIASVLRRALADTERGLGSHGVTASDAVLADLAVLCDGDLRRALNSLEVIVLSMPAAAAAAAEVTSDKDQVTGNTSADGAATAAAPTASQSAIRIPQSAFKEITPADLEAFARERRIRYDADEDEHYDTISVFIKSCRGSDPDAAMYWLAKMLAGGEDPRFIARRLVILASEDVGLADPLALPTAVAAHHACDFVGLPECEYALAHATLYIACANKSNSAATALFEAKRAVSGNTIQKVPLPFRDKGGQASKRAGHGKGYLYSHDFPENISGQDYLEKPLTLYTPKTLGMEARIAERLARWREMRAAIQAESKRKT, from the coding sequence ATGCCAGATGACCAACCCGACCTTTTTGGCGAAAGCCTGCCGCGTTCGCCTGCTGCGTCCGCCCCGCGCCCCGCATCTTCCCGCACATCCACCCGCGCGGCCTTTTCCGCATCCGCGCACCCCTCACGTCCGTCCGCCGCGCAACCGCTTGCCGCGCGCATGCGCCCCCGCACGCTCGCCGAGATCGTCGGCCAGGAACACCTCACGGCGCCCGGCGCGCTCCTCCCCCGCCTCATTTCCAGCAACCGGTTTGGTAGCCTCATTTTTTACGGGCCGCCCGGGTGCGGCAAAACCAGCTTCGCCGAGGTCATCGCCCGCGAAACCGGCAGCCGCTTCGTGCGCATCAACGCCGTCATGTCGAACGTCGCCGAACTGCGCGAAATCCTCGCCGACGCCCGTCGCCTGCCCGAAACGCCCACGCTGCTCTTCATCGACGAATTGCACCGCTTCAACAAATCCCAGCAGGACCTGCTCCTCCCCGATGTCGAGGAAGGCTACATTCGCCTCATCGGGGCCACCACGCACAACCCCGGTTTCTACGTCAACCCGCCCCTCCTCAGCCGCAGCCACCTCTTCCGCCTCGAACCGCTTTCGACCGCCGCCATCGCCAGCGTCCTGCGCCGCGCCCTCGCCGACACCGAGCGCGGCCTCGGCTCGCACGGCGTGACCGCCTCCGACGCCGTCCTCGCCGACCTCGCCGTCCTCTGCGACGGCGACCTTCGCCGCGCCCTCAACTCCCTCGAGGTCATCGTCCTCTCCATGCCCGCCGCAGCCGCGGCTGCGGCGGAAGTGACAAGTGACAAGGATCAAGTGACAGGAAACACCAGCGCCGACGGCGCCGCCACTGCTGCCGCCCCAACTGCTTCCCAATCCGCAATCCGCATTCCGCAATCCGCATTCAAAGAAATCACCCCCGCCGACCTCGAGGCCTTTGCCCGCGAGCGCCGCATCCGCTACGACGCCGACGAGGACGAGCATTACGACACCATTTCCGTCTTCATCAAAAGCTGCCGCGGCAGCGATCCCGACGCGGCCATGTATTGGCTGGCGAAAATGCTCGCCGGCGGCGAGGACCCGCGCTTCATCGCGCGCCGCCTCGTCATCCTGGCCAGCGAGGACGTCGGCCTGGCCGACCCGTTGGCGCTGCCCACGGCGGTCGCCGCGCACCACGCCTGCGACTTCGTGGGGCTCCCGGAGTGCGAATACGCGCTCGCGCACGCCACGCTCTACATCGCCTGCGCCAACAAAAGCAACTCGGCGGCCACCGCCCTTTTCGAGGCGAAGCGCGCCGTGTCCGGAAACACGATACAAAAAGTCCCCCTGCCCTTCCGCGACAAGGGCGGGCAGGCCAGCAAGCGCGCCGGCCACGGCAAGGGTTACCTCTACTCGCACGATTTTCCGGAAAACATCAGCGGCCAAGACTACCTCGAAAAGCCGCTCACCCTCTACACGCCGAAGACGCTCGGCATGGAGGCCCGCATCGCCGAGCGCCTCGCCCGCTGGCGCGAAATGCGCGCTGCCATCCAAGCGGAGTCCAAACGCAAAACCTGA
- the acpS gene encoding holo-ACP synthase, with amino-acid sequence MSAPLPALTLPPGGLLVGLGADIVDIDRIRGVHERQGERFLRRVFTDEELGYCLAIKHPHKHLAARFAAKEAVSKAFTTGIGAELGWHSISVYHGARHEPLVRLDAAGEALLRRAGATRILLTLSHTDTAAMAVAALVREQP; translated from the coding sequence ATGTCCGCTCCACTCCCCGCGCTCACCCTTCCCCCCGGCGGCCTCCTCGTCGGGCTCGGGGCGGACATCGTGGACATTGACCGCATCCGCGGCGTGCACGAACGGCAGGGCGAGCGTTTTCTCCGGCGCGTCTTCACGGACGAGGAACTCGGCTACTGCCTCGCCATCAAGCATCCGCACAAGCACCTCGCGGCCCGCTTCGCCGCGAAAGAGGCGGTGTCGAAGGCGTTCACCACCGGCATCGGGGCGGAACTCGGCTGGCATTCGATATCGGTCTATCACGGCGCGCGCCACGAGCCGCTGGTCCGTCTCGACGCGGCCGGCGAGGCGCTTCTTCGCCGCGCCGGCGCGACGCGGATCCTGCTCACGCTTTCGCACACGGACACCGCCGCCATGGCCGTCGCGGCGCTCGTGCGCGAGCAACCTTGA